From Patescibacteria group bacterium, a single genomic window includes:
- the mutL gene encoding DNA mismatch repair endonuclease MutL, translated as MKIKKLPSSLIDKIAAGEVVERPASVVKELVENALDADANFVKVEIKGGGKDSILVRDDGVGMDREDAKHAFERHSTSKLSSVEDLTSIKTFGFRGEALSSIAAVSKVVLQTKERGSVEGTQIVITGGKIDRVSSCAHPEGTTVKVSNLFYNIPARRKFLKTSRTEFKHIREWLTAQAVALSENGFSLSHNGRDILHFPAEQGQEERIEEVLGSLEDFVPVSGESDYTNLDGFVSLPGKARKRRKNQYLYVNGRYLRNKTVGGALRKAYSDLLPSSLNPPYIMFVDVREDLVDVNIHPRKEEIKFINSSRVYNLVLNSVKTALSMRLEQGGSDFSVRLENVQKLSSPRKRTGVAKDRGFSFDSQERPISRATVKPVDILDRIRDQEQVDDSFPILQIANLYLVVAKEDGVLLIDQHAAEERILLEEFLARYKSEKEKGAGQKLLIPQVFELDKEDFGILVESENILERLGFEFELSDEEGLVKLVSVPAVLAEREIKPILYGFLDDLSEDQNFGDRETTVAPQVYDTLATLACRSAVKKGDRLSLREKENIVNRLQSLDSRGATCPHGRPTWIKLSLSRLDSMFKRA; from the coding sequence ATGAAAATTAAAAAATTACCTTCTAGTTTAATAGATAAAATTGCTGCTGGTGAGGTTGTAGAGCGTCCAGCTTCGGTGGTAAAGGAACTGGTTGAAAATGCGCTGGATGCTGATGCTAACTTTGTAAAAGTTGAAATTAAAGGGGGAGGAAAAGATAGTATTTTAGTTCGAGATGATGGTGTAGGTATGGATCGGGAAGATGCAAAACATGCTTTCGAGCGCCACTCTACAAGTAAACTCTCTTCGGTGGAAGATTTGACTTCAATAAAAACTTTTGGGTTTCGAGGGGAGGCTCTTTCTTCTATTGCTGCTGTTTCTAAAGTGGTTTTACAAACTAAAGAGCGTGGTTCGGTGGAAGGTACACAGATTGTTATTACAGGGGGTAAAATTGATAGGGTTTCCTCCTGTGCACATCCAGAAGGTACTACAGTAAAAGTCTCCAATCTTTTTTACAATATTCCTGCCCGGAGAAAATTTTTGAAAACTAGCAGGACAGAGTTTAAACATATTCGGGAATGGTTAACTGCACAAGCCGTAGCTCTTTCCGAAAATGGATTTTCCCTTTCTCACAATGGGCGAGATATTTTACACTTTCCAGCTGAGCAAGGTCAGGAAGAAAGAATAGAGGAAGTGTTGGGCAGCTTAGAGGACTTTGTTCCTGTTTCTGGTGAATCAGATTATACAAATTTGGATGGTTTTGTTTCTCTTCCGGGAAAAGCAAGAAAAAGAAGGAAAAACCAATATTTATATGTAAATGGGCGTTACCTAAGAAATAAGACAGTAGGAGGAGCTTTGCGTAAAGCATATAGTGATCTGCTCCCTTCTTCTCTTAACCCTCCGTATATTATGTTTGTGGATGTTCGGGAAGATTTGGTTGATGTAAATATCCATCCGCGGAAGGAAGAGATTAAATTTATTAATTCAAGTAGGGTGTATAATTTAGTTTTAAATTCTGTGAAGACAGCGCTCAGCATGAGGTTGGAGCAGGGTGGTTCTGACTTTTCGGTGCGGTTGGAAAATGTTCAGAAGTTGTCTAGCCCTCGGAAAAGGACTGGCGTAGCTAAGGATAGGGGTTTTTCATTTGATTCTCAAGAGAGACCTATTTCAAGAGCTACAGTTAAGCCCGTGGATATTTTGGATAGGATTAGAGACCAGGAACAAGTTGATGATTCTTTTCCTATTTTACAAATTGCCAATCTTTATTTGGTGGTTGCTAAGGAGGACGGTGTGCTTCTTATAGACCAGCATGCAGCGGAGGAAAGAATCTTGTTGGAGGAGTTTTTGGCACGGTATAAAAGTGAAAAGGAAAAAGGAGCTGGTCAGAAGCTTCTTATACCGCAGGTTTTTGAACTGGATAAAGAAGATTTTGGGATTTTAGTTGAAAGTGAGAACATTTTAGAGAGACTTGGTTTTGAATTTGAACTGAGCGATGAAGAAGGCTTGGTAAAATTAGTAAGCGTGCCTGCTGTGCTTGCGGAACGGGAAATAAAGCCCATACTCTACGGATTTCTTGATGATTTGAGTGAGGATCAGAATTTTGGGGATAGGGAGACTACTGTGGCTCCGCAAGTTTATGACACTTTGGCTACGCTTGCTTGCCGTTCTGCAGTAAAGAAAGGAGATAGACTTAGTCTGCGGGAAAAAGAAAACATAGTGAACCGTTTGCAAAGCTTAGATTCACGGGGAGCTACGTGCCCACACGGAAGACCAACATGGATAAAGCTGTCCCTTTCTCGGCTTGATAGTATGTTTAAAAGAGCCTAG
- the radC gene encoding DNA repair protein RadC: protein MSMSRVYTLHDLPAKERPRERLQELGAENLSTQELLALIIEKGREGQNVLQIAQNLLSRFGNLQNIKKASLKELQKVNGIGFATACKIKAALRLGERSTNYSRNIGKKIENPRDIFNALKTKIGDKKKEHFTLVCLNARNYILSIETISIGTLDSSLAHPREIFLPAIKNSAASVIIAHNHPSGDPTPSKNDKDLTQRLCKAGKILGIKIADHVIVTQEDFLSFVEEGFL from the coding sequence ATGAGTATGTCCCGGGTTTATACCTTACACGACCTGCCTGCAAAAGAAAGACCACGGGAACGGCTCCAAGAATTGGGTGCCGAAAACCTTTCCACTCAAGAACTCCTGGCTCTAATTATTGAAAAGGGGAGGGAAGGTCAAAATGTTTTGCAAATTGCACAAAACTTGCTTTCTCGGTTTGGAAACCTTCAAAATATTAAAAAAGCTAGTCTAAAAGAGCTGCAAAAAGTCAATGGTATTGGCTTTGCTACTGCTTGTAAAATAAAAGCAGCTCTGAGGCTAGGGGAGAGGTCTACCAATTACTCTCGAAACATAGGCAAAAAAATTGAAAACCCCCGCGATATATTCAACGCGCTAAAAACAAAAATAGGAGATAAAAAGAAAGAACACTTCACCCTTGTCTGCTTAAACGCTAGAAATTACATTCTCTCAATTGAAACTATATCCATAGGAACTTTAGATTCATCATTAGCCCACCCCCGCGAAATATTTCTTCCCGCAATTAAAAATTCTGCTGCGTCTGTAATTATTGCCCATAACCATCCCTCGGGAGACCCCACCCCCAGCAAAAATGACAAAGATCTTACCCAAAGGCTATGTAAAGCAGGCAAAATCCTGGGGATAAAAATAGCAGATCATGTTATTGTAACTCAAGAAGATTTTCTAAGCTTTGTTGAGGAGGGTTTTCTTTAA